Proteins encoded in a region of the Scatophagus argus isolate fScaArg1 chromosome 1, fScaArg1.pri, whole genome shotgun sequence genome:
- the ankrd11 gene encoding ankyrin repeat domain-containing protein 11 isoform X2, with product MPKGGGSKTPQLDHFPLNTDMVEKQGGKKDKVLSNKTPKLDRSDGVKEMKEKAPKRKLPFTAGANGDQKDSDSEKPGPERKRIKKEPTNTRKAGLPFGMGMPGIRAGYPLSERQQVALLMQMTAEESVNSPDTTPKHQSQSSLGQKGTPNSASKTKDKVNKRNERGETRLHRAAIRGEVRRIKELISEGADVNVKDFAGWTALHEACNRGYYDVAKQLLAAGAEVNTKGLDDDTPLHDASNNGHFKVVKLLLRYGGDPRQSNRRGETPLKVANSPTMLNLLLGKGTYTSSEESSSESSEEEDAPSFAPSSSVDGNNTDSEFEKGLKTKGKTADPPKCAVTPVKDEYEFDEDDEEERVPPVDDKHLLKKDFRKDSISKANSFISIPKMEVKTYSKSNSLTPKKTVRRIISDSNSSDEDDRTLCFTPAPMPRQQAQQTNTKNRDSGSMSSKQQKDKNKVKKKRKKESKNNVSKEVRFGKVNDKFCTSDSDCGDLESEDDKGSNSIKDSSSTSMKESPGFNASSSSSHGNLNSQKQVPSLAEQHPKQWRTDGWKTVSSPTWSDVSSLSDSVRTRLSSESDYSSADSSVESIKQVKRKAQENKKKNNNVHSSTMDKKNSEIYKNSNADSAVAKTDLDGKVLKKHKVKHKHKNKEKDKAPSLVLNQDMNEKFVKSYSFDFDDSRQKSLIVESESPAESKLKLSKHEKDHSKKEDRLSKSKSEDKDWSSGKDLHRTAKDEKTKKIKDSTKDKTNKEEREKPVKSDKDRNLKEKEKPKEDKQKTHKEDKKKKSKEKSSSKTDRKSEQKEEKHLKVDKEKNTKEEKEKCKKDKAQKEESEYESYDVNNRFLNLEDTKLSASDDHHDRWGSEMSSDSSLYGDDSWDAPVKEYKEYKANNSVKLIVETVKEETRRKENKVKDKKSDHNEKRSDKEATSKKKDKDSSEKTNEKKKDWSEKQKLNSHSVEKEKKRKESTDMVKDKKDKDSLDSSRDRKDSYEFLKERKDIKIKQESVRDEYGSDTFFKDIDAVSKSCDIRERNHSGKEKEKKGEGMEKREKTKADKHKEKTKDRGADVEKDKSEKSSTEKTIKDKDADRGTKDKKEGAKDKHKESHGKDKDRKMAAEQAKDKKEKASQDKHTEREKDFMEVKKEERKPEKIREKTWYKIADIFTDESDDDEDSYNGGVALSDSIRKDSTPDQDELDHFPSDKMRKSSAEAKHNAEKVKDKEHKEKKKEKATFDTGKERKSSVEKHNKDKKDSVDAKHKERKDRMSVDSNQEKKNKQKLLDKRDTSEEKTKSKYKDKLDHSKERKPSKGSGENEKSLLEKLEEEAMNEYKDDSNDKNSEISSDSFTDRGHEPILTTYYDSISLTDVSEDRRDSLSIATPQDKFREKERHRHSSSSSSKKSHDKEKEKTKKDKGDKRDKTEEIRESYSRRESLPFEKEPMPLEADPYTFPYGGKGDGEDDFDKTLEFEKEMSKKDKDKATGVISDRMKDKKKKEKHKEKVKEEKNKYIDGFGSFKHSKEDVKSGLKDSPQVTVLKDRSKEESPKFDMKKDRNRDVLDKDNRIDHSKSKTKDENEKLSQSKDTVRKDNRPREKLLVDGDYQMTSFGQMLSLKDQEIEERHKRHKERMKQMEKLRPKSGDPKLKDRTKSTEEARKNRSDLSKKSNSLESGLKEKKLKDVGLPAQMMSPGRKFQPTDNQNSKDWLAGHQMKENLPASPRPDQNRPTGVPTPTSVISCPSFEEVMQTPRTPSCSAEDYPDIMLDGLDCQNSSAMTMSMNACSPSFFERYSNSQSFQEGTCPTPAKNLQLPLVSRSASSDVRRPLEEEFKAEADKFPREQSDPAAEFDPSPSPQTLEDKSATVDRLECLSSPYFSPIRMLSPRLEPAHVAPDVAAPALAGTEGNEHLPENVYNSFLPKPSTPVHRPDPQEPCFDIAAPPTPAPAALPPLDIDDISEPHHSEPNLVLSDLPSVTEEQEQEDEDEEEEEEEEEEEEEEEEEEGDMGDMVERDDRDHCAVEEPEQTREPCSFSLQVEDPLRKSWPAESPNQHDPEVHQLSPTHPAPNHGENCFDHSMGWNPDMDLKSPHRTYGEIEAAVSKITSPYSHSDSDMQHLSGHPSVTPPYATWNRWHKEDPVDFDEQKEAVADIPSPERPDAAIDGEPNYLNTSSSSNRLESFFQECNKPNIEDSHQMDPESPCVEPDSRQTTHSFSATTDGHMAPAVGPEPVVPWADPFSADADELDDLGPFSLPDLPLPDKSEEVESRDPEIADHSKTLPTHIRHTITDRDDPDIMEVDLASLAKTTCPPGDQGLGEPTGQDLVVPSPHDSFPQELDPEPQSVPINSSISLTPQQGTMLERKGPYGGPDESDPNMLYSPVKSDSSQQHHIQIHSLTESLQLPLDSVPAVKAEVRQEGMPEPVAESVSSSPLPQLPVAVTLSSTVELPDTQETTSKLTPVTLTTVSTTVDIPKKMDEIPQRMTRNRAKNNPSAAAVVPSTSSIITSSATATPVTTSPVVSINPIPTRTPTPTSASSLTALKKDKESVLSVSSTASNSTPAMSVPTSVTTAVPVVLSKTTKGRPLPLDEEESQTQHPRKRKFPRSAGQQVQVQLVNTAMQQTREMIQQTLAVVVNAIKLDDIEPYHSDRSNPYFEYLQIRKKIEEKRKILCYITPQAPQCYAEYVTYTGSYLLDGKPLSKLHIPVIAPPPSLSEPLKELFRQQEAVRGKLRLQHSIEREKLIVSCEQEVLRVHCRAARTIANQAVPFSACTMLLDSEVYNMPSESQGDENKSVRDRFNARQFISWIQDVDDKYDRMKTCLLMRQQHEAAALNAVQRMEWQLKVQELDPAVHKSLCVNEVPSFYVPMVDVNDDFVLLPA from the exons gATAAAGTGTTGTCTAACAAGACTCCCAAGTTGGATCGCAGTGATGGGGtcaaagagatgaaagaaaaggcCCCTAAAAGGAAGCTGCCCTTCACTGCTGGAGCTAATGGAGACCAGAAAGATTCTGACTCAG AGAAACCAGGTCCAGAGCGGAAGCGCATTAAAAAGGAGCCCACCAACACCCGGAAGGCGGGCTTGCCGTTTGGAATGGGGATGCCAGGGATCCGGGCTGGGTACCCCCTCTCCGAGCGGCAGCAGGTGGCTTTGCTCATGCAAATGACAGCTGAGGAGTCCGTCAACAGTCCAG ATACAACACCAAAGCATCAGTCACAGTCCAGTCTGGGTCAGAAGGGAACACCTAACTCTGCATCTAAAACCAAAGACAAAGTGAATAAACgaaatgagagaggagagactcGGCTGCACAGAGCAGCAATCCGTGGAGAGGTACGCCGCATCAAGGAGCTCATCAGCGAGGGAGCTGATGTGAATGTAAAAGACTTTGCAG GCTGGACTGCATTGCATGAGGCGTGCAACAGGGGATACTATGATGTGGCCAAGCAGCTGCTGGCAGCCGGTGCAGAGGTCAACACCAAGGGTCTGGATGATGACACCCCTCTACATGATGCATCCAACAACGGACAtttcaag GTGGTTAAGCTACTTTTACGGTATGGAGGGGATCCACGTCAAAGCAACAGGAGAGGTGAAACACCTTTGAAGGTTGCCAACTCTCCAACTATGCTGAATCTGTTGCTGGGGAAAGGCACTTACACCTCAAGTGAAGAAAGTTCATCGG AGTcttcagaggaggaagatgcCCCCTCATTTGCCCCATCCAGCTCTGTTGATGGCAATAACACGGACTCAGAGTTTGAGAAGGGCCTGAAAACGAAAGGGAAAACGGCAGACCCTCCTAAATGTGCTGTCACACCTGTCAAAGATGAATACGAAtttgatgaggatgatgaggaggaacgTGTTCCTCCTGTGGATGATAAACATCTGTTGAAAAAGGACTTCCGTAAGGATTCGATTAGCAAAGCCAACAGCTTCATCTCCATACCCAAAATGGAGGTCAAAACCTATTCCAAAAGCAACTCGCTCACACCAAAGAAAACTGTCAGGCGGATCATCTCTGACAGTAACAGTTCAGATGAGGATGACAGGACGTTGTGTTTCACACCAGCGCCTATGCCACGGCAACAAGCCcagcaaacaaatacaaagaataGAGACTCTGGCAGCATGAGCTCTAAacaacagaaagacaagaaTAAAGTCAAAAAGAAACGGAAGAAGGAGAGTAAAAATAATGTCAGTAAAGAGGTCCGGTTTGGCAAAGTCAATGACAAATTCTGTACATCTGACTCTGATTGTGGCGATCTTGAGAGTGAGGATGATAAGGGCTCAAATAGTATAAAAGACTCTTCTTCAACAAGCATGAAAGAATCTCCTGGCTTTAatgcatcctcctcctcttcccatgGAAACTTGAACTCTCAGAAACAAGTACCATCACTAGCAGAACAGCATCCAAAGCAGTGGAGGACAGATGGCTGGAAGACTGTGTCATCTCCTACATGGTCAGACGTCAGTTCTCTCTCAGATTCAGTCAGAACAAGACTATCCAGTGAATCTGACTACTCCTCTGCTGACTCCAGTGTAGAATCAATAAAACAAGTAAAGAGGAAAGCACaggagaacaaaaagaaaaataacaatgtGCACAGCAGCACGATGGACAAGAAAAATTCTGAGATCTATAAAAATTCCAATGCAGACAGTGCGGTCGCCAAAACTGATTTAGATGGCAAAGTGCTGAAAAAGCATAAAGTgaagcacaagcacaaaaataaagaaaaggacaaagctCCTAGTCTGGTGCTTAATCAAGACATGAATGAGAAATTCGTCAAGAGCTattcttttgattttgatgattcAAGGCAGAAGTCCCTAATTGTTGAGTCAGAATCACCAGCTGAGAGCAAGCTCAAGTTGTCCAAACACGAAAAAGACCATTCAAAAAAGGAGGATAGGCTTTCGAAAAGCAAATCTGAGGATAAGGATTGGTCATCTGGAAAAGACCTGCACAGAACAGCAAAAGATGAGAAAACTAAGAAAATAAAGGACTCTACGAAGGACAAGACAAAtaaggaggagagggagaagccTGTAAAATCTGACAAGGACAGAAATCttaaggagaaggagaaaccCAAAGAGGATAAACAGAAGACtcacaaagaggacaaaaagaaaaagtccaaGGAGAAGTCATcctcaaagacagacaggaaaagtgaacagaaagaggaaaaacatctaAAGGTggacaaggagaaaaacaccaaggaggagaaggagaaatgcaaaaaagacaaagcacagaAGGAAGAGTCTGAATATGAAAGCTATGATGTTAACAACCGCTTCCTCAACTTAGAGGACACAAAGCTCAGTGCCTCAGATGACCATCATGACAGGTGGGGCTCTGAGATGTCCTCTGACTCCTCCCTTTACGGAGATGACAGCTGGGATGCTCCTGTCAAAGAGTACAAGGAATACAAAGCCAACAACTCTGTTAAACTGATTGTTGAGACTGTCAAGGAAGagacaaggagaaaagaaaacaaagtcaagGACAAGAAATCTGATCACAATGAGAAAAGATCAGACAAAGAAGCCACTTctaaaaagaaagataaagactcttcagaaaagacaaatgaaaagaaaaaagactggtcagaaaaacaaaaattaaacagtcACTCGgttgaaaaagagaagaagcgAAAGGAGTCCACAGACATGGtcaaagacaagaaagacaaGGATTCTCTGGACAGCAGTCGAGACCGTAAAGACTCATACGAGTtcctgaaggaaagaaaggacaTAAAAATCAAGCAGGAATCTGTAAGAGATGAATATGGCAGTGATACCTTCTTCAAAGATATTGATGCTGTCAGTAAATCGTGTGATATCAGAGAAAGAAACCACTctggaaaggaaaaagaaaagaaaggtgaggGAATGGAAAAGCGGGAAAAGACAAAAGCTGacaagcacaaagagaaaacaaaagacagaggagcTGATGTGGAGAAGGATAAGAGTGAGAAAAGCTCCACAGAAAAAACTATCAAGGACAAGGATGCAGACCGGGGCACCAAAGACAAGAAAGAGGGagccaaagacaaacacaaagagtcTCATGGCAAAGACAAAGATCGAAAGATGGCTGCAGAACAGGCCAaggacaagaaagaaaaggcctctcaagacaaacacactgagagggaGAAGGATTTCATGGAGGtaaagaaggaggaaagaaaacctgAGAAAATCCGAGAGAAAACATGGTACAAGATAGCTGACATATTCACTGAtgaaagtgatgatgatgaggacaGTTACAATGGTGGTGTTGCACTCTCTGACTCCATCCGAAAAGACTCAACACCTGATCAGGATGAGCTGGATCACTTCCCCTcagataaaatgagaaaatcatCTGCAGAGGCTAAACATAATGCAGAaaaggtgaaagacaaagaacacaaagaaaagaagaaagaaaaggccaCATTCGACACAGGTAAAGAGAGGAAAAGCTCAGtagagaaacacaacaaagacaagaaagatTCTGTAGATGCAAAAcataaggaaagaaaagacagaatgtCAGTGGACTCAAaccaagagaagaaaaataaacagaagctCTTGGACAAAAGAGACACGagtgaggagaaaacaaagagcaaataTAAAGATAAGCTTGACCATTCTAAGGAAAGGAAACCCTCAAAGGGCAGTGGTGAGAATGAAAAGTCCCTCTTAGAAAAGTTGGAGGAGGAAGCTATGAACGAATACAAGGATGACTCCAATGATAAGAACAGTGAAATTTCTTCGGACAGTTTTACTGATCGAGGTCATGAGCCAATCCTCACAACTTACTATGACTCCATCAGCCTGACTGACGTGTCTGAAGACCGGAGAGACTCCCTGTCCATAGCTACACCCCAGGACaagttcagagagaaagagaggcatCGACATTCCTCCTCATCTTCGTCCAAGAAAAGCCATgacaaggagaaagaaaagacaaagaaggacAAAGGAGACAAGCGTGACAAGACAGAAGAAATCAGAGAGTCCTACAGCCGCAGAGAGAGCCTACCTTTTGAGAAAGAGCCCATGCCATTAGAGGCAGACCCCTACACCTTTCCATACGGAGGTAAGGGAGATGGCGAGGACGACTTCGATAAGACATTGGAATTTGAAAAGGAAATGTCtaaaaaggacaaagacaaagcaaCTGGTGTCATCAGCGAcagaatgaaagacaaaaagaaaaaggagaaacataAGGAAAAagtaaaggaggagaagaataAGTACATTGATGGCTTTGGATCATTCAAACACTCCAAAGAGGATGTAAAGTCAGGATTGAAAGATAGCCCACAGGTCACTGTTCTGAAAGACAGGTCAAAAGAAGAAAGTCCTAAATTTGAtatgaaaaaagacagaaatcgGGATGTACtggacaaagacaacagaattgACCACAGTAAATCCAAGACcaaggatgaaaatgaaaagctctCTCAGTCGAAAGACACAGTGCGGAAAGATAACCGCCCACGTGAAAAACTGTTGGTGGATGGTGATTATCAAATGACAAGTTTTGGTCAGATGCTGAGTCTAAAAGACCAGGAGATTGAAGAGCGCCACAAGAGACATAAAGAACGCATGAAGCAGATGGAGAAGCTAAGACCCAAATCAGGGGATCCTAAACTCAAGGACAGAACCAAGTCAACAGAGGAAGCACGTAAAAACCGCAGTGACCTATCAAAGAAATCCAACAGTCTGGAGTCTGGtctaaaagaaaagaagctgaAGGATGTGGGTCTCCCAGCCCAAATGATGTCCCCTGGCAGGAAGTTCCAGCCTACCGATAATCAAAACTCAAAGGACTGGCTGGCTGGCCACCAAATGAAGGAGAACCTCCCAGCTTCTCCCAGGCCAGATCAAAACAGGCCAACTGGTGTCCCCACACCAACATCTGTCATCTCCTGCCCCAGCTTTGAGGAAGTCATGCAGACGCCACGTACCCCGTCTTGTAGTGCAGAGGATTACCCAGACATTATGTTGGATGGACTGGACTGCCAGAACTCATCAGCTATGACTATGTCAATGAATGCCTGCTCCCCGTCCTTCTTTGAAAG GTACTCTAACTCCCAGAGTTTCCAGGAGGGCACCTGTCCTACTCCCGCAAAGAATCTGCAGCTTCCACTTGTCAGCCGCTCTGCATCTTCTGATGTCCGCAGACCATTGGAGGAGGAGTTCAAGGCTGAGGCTGACAAGTTCCCTCGAGAGCAGAGCGATCCAGCAGCTGAATTTGATCCGTCACCTTCCCCCCAAACTCTAGAGGACAAATCAGCAACTGTTGATAGACTGGAGTGCCTGTCATCTCCCTATTTCTCTCCAATAAGGATGTTGTCCCCTCGGCTGGAGCCAGCCCATGTCGCACCAGATGTGGCAGCACCTGCTCTTGCTGGCACAGAGGGTAATGAACACCTTCCGGAAAATGTATACAACAGTTTCTTACCCAAACCTTCTACACCAGTACACAGGCCAGACCCCCAGGAACCCTGCTTTGACATAGCTGCACCACCAACCCCAGCTCCTGCTGCTTTGCCACCCCTGGACATTGATGATATCTCTGAGCCTCACCATAGTGAGCCTAACCTGGTCCTGTCAGATCTTCCCTCTGTCACAgaagagcaggagcaggaagacgaggatgaagaagaagaggaggaggaggaggaggaggaggaggaagaggaggaggaagaaggggatATGGGGGATATGGTtgagagagatgacagagacCACTGTGCTGTGGAGGAACCAGAACAAACAAGGGAGCCGTGTTCCTTCTCCCTTCAAGTTGAGGACCCTCTTAGGAAGAGCTGGCCTGCTGAGTCTCCAAACCAGCATGATCCAGAGGTTCATCAGCTCTCCCCCACACATCCTGCACCCAACCATGGAGAGAACTGTTTTGATCACAGCATGGGTTGGAACCCCGATATGGACCTCAAATCTCCGCACAGGACTTATGGGGAGATAGAGGCTGCTGTCTCCAAAATAACCAGTCCTTACTCCCACTCAGACAGTGACATGCAGCACTTGTCTGGACACCCCTCTGTCACTCCCCCTTATGCCACCTGGAATAGGTGGCACAAAGAGGACCCAGTGGATTTTGATGAGCAGAAGGAGGCTGTGGCTGACATCCCCTCACCAGAGAGGCCTGACGCAGCAATTGATGGGGAACCCAACTATTTAAACACCTCTTCATCCTCCAATAGGCTGGAGTCTTTCTTCCAGGAATGCAACAAGCCTAACATAGAGGACAGTCACCAGATGGACCCCGAGTCACCATGTGTAGAGCCTGACAGcagacaaaccacacacagcttcagtgctACCACTGATGGCCACATGGCTCCAGCTGTGGGCCCTGAGCCTGTGGTGCCCTGGGCAGACCCATTCTCAGCTGACGCAGATGAACTCGATGACCTGGGACCGTTCTCTTTGCCTGACCTACCACTACCAGACAAGTCAGAGGAAGTAGAGTCTCGAGACCCAGAAATAGCTGACCACAGCAAGACTCTGCCAACGCACATCAGGCACACCATCACAGACAGAGATGACCCAGATATAATGGAGGTGGACTTAGCAAGCCTGGCTAAGACTACATGCCCCCCTGGAGACCAAGGGTTAGGGGAGCCTACTGGACAAGACTTAGTTGTACCATCTCCACATGACAGCTTCCCACAAGAGTTGGACCCTGAGCCTCAGAGCGTGCCAATCAACAGCTCTATATCTCTTACACCTCAACAGGGCACCATGTTGGAAAGAAAAGGACCTTATGGAGGACCAGATGAGTCAGATCCCAATATGTTGTATTCACCTGTGAAATCAGATAGCAGTCAGCAACATCACATACAGATCCACTCCCTCACTGAATCATTGCAGTTGCCCTTGGATTCAGTGCCTGCTGTCAAGGCAGAGGTGAGACAGGAAGGGATGCCTGAACCCGTAGCAGAATCTGTGTCATCCAGTCCTCTTCCTCAGCTTCCAGTTGCAGTCACCCTGTCCAGCACAGTAGAATTACCAGACACTCAGGAGACCACATCCAAGCTAACACCAGTAACCCTGACCACGGTGTCCACCACTGTAGATATCCCCAAGAAGATGGATGAAATCCCTCAAAGGATGACCCGCAATCGCGCCAAGAACaatccctctgctgctgctgttgtcccTTCTACCTCCAGCATCATAACCTCATCTGCCACTGCCACCCCTGTAACGACCAGTCCAGTAGTGAGCATTAATCCAATTCCTACTAGAACCCCAACACCCACCTCAGCCTCTTCCCTCACAGctctgaaaaaagacaaagaatcTGTCCTCAGTGTCTCCTCTACTGCATCTAATTCAACTCCAGCAATGTCTGTGCCCACTTCTGTGACAACCGCTGTGCCAGTGGTTctcagtaaaacaacaaaaggtcGCCCTCTCCCCCTGGATGAAGAGGAATCTCAGACCCAACACCCACGGAAGAGGAAATTTCCACGTTCTGCCGGGCAGCAGGTCCAGGTCCAGCTGGTAAACACAGCCATGCAGCAGACCAGGGAAATGATTCAACAGACTTTGGCTGTCGTAGTTAATGCCATCAAGTTGGATGATATTGAGCCCTACCACAGTGACCGTTCCAACCCTTACTTTGAGTACCTGCAGATCAGGAAGAAGAttgaggaaaagaggaagattCTGTGCTACATCACCCCACAGGCTCCACAGTGTTACGCTGAATATGTGACCTACACCGGCTCCTACCTGCTGGATGGCAAGCCTCTCAGCAAGCTTCACATACCTGTT ATTGCCCCACCTCCATCGCTGTCAGAACCTCTGAAGGAACTCTTCAGACAACAGGAAGCCGTGAGAGGGAAGCTCAGGTTGCAGCACAGCATAGAACGT GAGAAGTTGATTGTTTCATGCGAACAGGAGGTTTTAAGGGTCCACTGCAGAGCAGCCAGGACAATAGCCAATCAGGCTGTGCCATTCAGTGCTTGCACCATGCTGTTGGACTCTGAAGTATACAATATGCCATCAGAGAGCCAG GGTGATGAGAATAAATCCGTGAGAGATCGCTTCAACGCACGTCAGTTCATTTCCTGGATACAGGACGTGGATGACAAATATGACCGCATGAAG ACATGTCTATTGATGCGGCAGCAGCACGAGGCAGCAGCCCTCAATGCAGTGCAAAGGATGGAGTGGCAGTTGAAGGTCCAGGAGCTGGACCCGGCAGTGCACAAGTCCCTTTGTGTCAACGAAGTGCCGTCCTTCTACGTGCCAATGGTCGACGTCAACGACGACTTTGTCCTGCTGCCTGCATGA